The Thermotoga neapolitana DSM 4359 sequence TGGATTCTATGTGATCTTCCTGGAGGGAAGGAGGTTCTTCTTCACAGTTCTTGGGCTCACAAACGCTCGTGTTCAGACCATAAATGCCGTGGACAAATTCGTGGTGATCGTTCTGGGGATTGTCTTTCTGGGGGTTTTCATGTTCAGTGAGGATTATTTCAGAAAGAAGGCGAAAGACGGTGTAAGAGATCTTCTGAGGGCGTTTCTCATGGTCTCCGGGATGCTCATGCTCGTCTGGTCTGGTTTTCAGTCACCGTTCTTCTTCTCCGTTGGCTACAGACTGGGAGCATCGGAAATCATAGGTTACTTCTCAAAGCTCATTACAGGTGGTCTTCTTCTTGTCTCCTCCAGGTATCTGAGAAGTGAGCGTCTCCATACCATATAAAAACCCCCGCAGAGCGGGGGTTTTGTTCACAATCGCACACAACTAGGGGATATCACTTGATGAGCCTGAGATTTCCGAACTTTGAAGGATCTCTCCAGCTGTTGTTCGTTGGATCACTCCAGGAGATGATACCAACCCTCTGACCCTTCTCGTTCGCATCGTTCACCTGCACGTTGAAGCCTATCACCGTGTTCGGACTCGGCTTGATCGTCTTCCACTTGATGGCCGCCTCTACTATGTAGCCTCCTTCGATCAACTTCACCGCCGTCTTGAACCTTGCCGCACTCGCTCCCGTCCCAAACGACTGCTCGTTCATGTAGTTCACCCTGAACTGCGCATCATCGTCTTCGTAGTAACCTGTCTTGTGGTTGTTCTCGTCTATGAAGATCTCCACCGAATCCTGCTCCCAAGGATTGCTGTTGTCTTTGTTCAAAACCGGATCCTTCACTATCGCAAGAACGTACAGATTCTCCTCGTCCCACAGCACCCTCACCTTCGCCGTTGCGTTCTTCTCCAGTGATCCCATCGCAACCGATTTCGTCTCTATCTCCTCCGTCGTGTTCCAGATATCGTCGATCTCTCCATCGATGACCGGTGTTCCGTATTTCGCCGTCGCCACCATCACTCCCTCAAGTTTCAGCGTTCCGTAGTTCATCGTGTTCGTCTTCTGGCTGTTCGTCGTGTCGCTCCAGCTGTACCATTTCCCGTCGTCTATCACCGCTACATCGAACCCTATGTAACTGTCTTTCTTGAACTCCACACCAGGTATCGTGATCGACATCTCAAAACTGTACCTCCTGAATCCAGGCCCAACGAATTTCTTCACCTCTACGTCTTCCCTGTTGACCTCACTCTTCCAGTTCGTCCACAGCACAACGTAGGTGTCATCCGGCTGCAGGTATGGTGTTCTTTCGTTGTTCGGGTTGATGAAGATCGCTACTCCATCTTCCGCTGGCTTCTTCGTCGCGTCCTGAACCTCTCCGTATACGTAGATCGTGCTGTCTTTCCATATCGCCCTGATCGTTGCCTTCACGTTCCCTTCTTCATCGTAGATCTCTATCGGCTTCGACATCATGTAGGAATCGTCCATCATTCCCACCACCACTGCTTCTCCTTCGGAGATCTTGCTCTCTTTTGGAAGGGGTGGAAGTACTTCGGGAGCCACAATCGCCCAGTAAGCGAGTTTTGCCTGATAATCTTTGTCAAAGATCAGTGGCCAGTCGTTTCTTCTTGTTGCCCTCCAGGAGTAGTCGTCTTTGAGACCCCAGAACGTGACGTTCGTGATCACGTTGCTGTACTTCTTGAAGATCTTGAAAAGTTGTGCCATCTTGTGGGCCTGCTCGATGAGAGCTGTCCTTGGTGCTTCTGAGTAGTTGGAAGTGGAATCTCTGTAGACGCTTATATCGAGTTCGGTTATGTGAATTTCTATACCGGGGATAGTGCTGAACTTTTTGATGGCCTCTTCGATCTGCCTGATGTCCGTTGCAAGACTGATGTGACACTGCATGCCTATTCCATCGATGAGTCCTTTCTCCTTGAGACTCTTCACAAGGTTGTAGATGATGTCTCTCTTTTTGGGTTCGAAGGTGTTGTAGTCGTTGTAGAAGAGTTTCGCATTGGGATCTGCTTCCCTTGCAAACTTGAACGCAAGTTCTATGTAGTCAGGCCCCATGATCTGATACCACGTCGATCTTCTCAGTCCATCCGGCTGGTTTGGATCGACCGCTTCGTTCACAACGTCCCATGCGTAGACCTTCCCCTTGAAGTGTCCAACAACGGTGTGTATGTATTCTCTGAGCCTTTCTGTCATCTCTTCTTTGCTCAGAAGGTTTCCATTTTCGTCTTTGAAGAACCACTCGGGTGTCTGATTGTGCCATACCAGTGTGTGGCCCCTCACAACCATGCCGTTTTGCTGTGCGAATTCGATGTACTTGTCGGCTGTCTCAAACCTGAATTTGAGTTTGCCGTTTTCGATACCTGCAAGCAAACTGTCTGGTTTCATTTCGTTCTCGGCGGTGATGCTGTTGAAGTGTTTGGAGATGAGCGCTATGTCCTTCTGGTTGATGAAGACCTTGGACGGAAGTGCAACACCCACTCTGAAGTAATCCTTGAGAACGTCCTTGAGAGCGGGTATCTCTTCTTCCGGATTCATCTCGAGCTTTATCTCGGCAGAAGTGGTGTCCACTACTTTCACATCGTCCACGTAGAACTCAAGGGTCGGATTCTGAGACTCAAAGTAGAGCGTGAGGTCTTCCACGGTCACACCGGCAGGGATTGTGTACGTTCCAGACAGTTGAACCCACTGTCCTGAAGGAACAGTTGCCGCTTTGATCCACTCATATTTTGTGCTTGAATCGGACGAGTACTTTCTCTGCATCGTCATGATGATCGTCTGATCCTGACCGGATTCCTGATAGACCCATGCTTCGAAGGCGTAAGTCTTTCCGGTTTTCAGGATTCCCTTCAAACTGATTTGAGCTCCGTGCCAGCCTTTTTGTCTGTTGGAAACGAAGAGTGATTTCTTTCCAGAGTGTGCCACTTTTGGAGAAATGGAAATCTTCACGTCACTGCCTCTTGGCTGCCAGTCTCCAATGCCCTTTTCAAAGGAGGTTTCGTAAACAACCTTCGGGCCTGCTTCCTTTGGCGTGAGGACCTGGACGTTGTCCACGTAGAAGACGAAATCTGTCTTCTTGGGTGAGGTGATGATCAGAGAGAACTTCGCTGGAGTACCTTCGAAGGTTGGCGAGAATGGAACAAGGATCTCCTTCCAGTAATTCGGTACCACGACCTTGTCGGCCAGTATCTTGTACCTTTCACCCTTTTCGTCTTCCGTTCTTGCAAGAACGCTGAAAAGTTGCGGAGAATCGGAAGTCTGATAGACATGGAAGGAAAGCAGATAATCGGTTCCTGTGTTGACCTTTCCGGTCAAATCGATCTCTACTCCATCCCATACGGAAGTTCTGTTTTCCACTTTCAGTGAGTATTCTCCATCTGCTGCAACATCCTGTGAAGCGGTGACAACCACGTCTTTTCCAAAGGGGGAAGCACCGTCTGTGTTCCCTTCAAAACTCAGGACAAGAACTGTTTCAAAAGGAGAGACTCCCTTACCGCCGAATCCCAGAGCTCCTGTGGCTGCAAGGACCACTCCGAGAAAACCTGCAAGGATACCTACCAGCACTGCGGTTGAAGCATTCAAAAATCCCCGTCTTTTCTTTCGCATGAACCCACACACCTCCTTCTTAATTGTTAAGTTATTTCTTACGGAGAAAAAATAACGTTCTCCGATGAAGAATTATACCATAATTGTGAAAAAGGCTTTCAAATTAGAAAAGCGATGATATTTTCAAATAATTGGTATTTTTCGCTGATAATCATAGATAATCGATGATAATCGCACTTGAAATTTTTGGACGACATGATATAGAATTTATTCAGAAAAAAATCTATTACAGAAAACTTGCCAGAAAGCACATCCCATTTATGGGATCGTGATGAATGGCAAGAAGTGTTAATATAGCACCAGAGGTGCAGAACATGGCAAAACATATGAAAACATACAAATTCCCTGCACCACCTGAGTACTACCAAAAATGTAAAGAACTATCAAAACTTGCTGGACGAGTATACAGCAAGACAGTTTCTCTTGTCAGAAAAATCCACAGGAAAAAAGGCTTCTGGCTTTCTATGAACACAGTACAAAAGTACATCCTTCGATGGGCACAAAACATTCCCCTTCACTCTCAGACCAAACAGGCCCTGGTGGAAAGATACTTCAAAGCCCTCAAGAGTTACTTCAAGGCAAGTAAAACAAACCAAGGGCTCAGACCACCCTTTAGAACACCAAAGTACACAAACGTTGTCTGGAAAAACCAGGCAGTAAAACTTCTTGAAGATGGAACTTTGAGACTTTCGATGGCAAACGGCAGTAACCCTCTGTACATTCCAACAACCCTTCCAAAGGAAGTGGACATAAGACGTGTCGAACTTGTCTACGACAAAAGACAAGACAAATATTTCTTCCATGTGACAGTCTCATTCGAAAGCCAGACGAACATCTCTGGTAGTAAGATAGTTGGTGTCGACCTTGGAGTTGTTCATCCAATAACTGCCTCAACAGAAGACAGAGCAGTTCTCTACAACGGAGGAGTATTGAATTCAAAACTTCAATATCGAAACAAAAAACTTGCTGATCTTCAAAAGAAACTGTCCAGGAAAAAGGTTGGTTCAAGACGATACAGAAAACTTGTGAGGGCAAAAAGAAGGCTTCTTGGAAAGATTCAAAACCAGATCAAAGACATCCTCCACAAGTACACAACGCACTTTGCTGGATGGTGTCTGTCACTTGGAGTAGGCACCATCGTAATCGGAGACCTTCGAGGTATACGAGACAGGGTTGATTACAGTACCAAAGTGAATCAAAAGATCCATCAATGGCTGTTCAGAAAGATTTCTGATCTCATCAAGACCAAAGCAGAAGCACTCGGTATCGAAGTGGTCTTTGTTGACGAGTCCTACACATCACAGACGTGTCCTGTCTGTGGCAAAAGACACAAAACATCGACGAGGAACTTCAGGTGCACAGATTGTGGTTTTGAATGGCACAGGGATGCGGTAGGGGCATTGAACATCAGGAAAAAGTATACAGGCGAGGGCCTGGTAGTAGGGGCATTGGCGTCCCCCGTTGGTGTGAGGTACAACTCACACCTTCGTTGCCCGGTGGCCATGTGGTCACCGTGGAAGCCCACCTTCGAGTGGGTAAAAACCTCCTGACCCCTTCAGGGGATTGGGAGGACGTCAAAAGAAAGAAAGGATGATGTTTGCGCCTGTAATTTTTCAGTCCTGATCTTCCCCTGAGGAGGTGTACTGGGTGCTTACCTACATAGTCAAGCGAGTTCTCTACGCCATTCCGCTACTGTTCATCATCTCAATCGTTTCGTTCATCATCATCGAACTTCCTCCAGGAGACTATCTCACCACCTACGTCATGACACTCAGGCAAAGTGGAGAAACGATCGACCAGGCGGCTCTGGAAGTTCTGAAGAAAAGGTATGGTCTGGACAAACCGGTGATAGTTCGTTACTTTTACTGGATCGGTGGTATCCTGAGAGGAGATTTCGGCTATTCCTTCATGTGGGAAAAACCCGTCAGCGAACTTCTGAATCAGAGGGTCTGGTGGACAATACTGATCTCCATCCTCTCAACCGCCTTCGCCTGGGTCTTTGGATTTCTCATAGGTGTCTACTCTGGAACACATCAGTACTCCATGGGTGATTACATCTTCACGGTGTTGGGTTACATAGGGCTTGCCACACCGAACTTCCTGCTCGCTTTGATCCTCCTGTGGGTGGTGTTCGTGACAACAGGTGTGAGCCTGGGAGGTTTGTTCTCTGCTGAGTTCGCACATGCTCCCTGGTCCTGGGCAAAGTTCGTTGATCTTTTGAAGCACATATGGATCCCTGTTGTTGTCATAGGTACAGGAAGTATGGCGGGTCTCATAAGGGTTCTGAGGGCAAATCTTTTAGATGAGATAAACAAGCCCTATGTGGTTGCTGCGAGGGCCAGGGGTGTTCCTGAGAGGGAACTCGTCTGGAAGTATCCTCTGAGGGTGGCGGTTATTCCATTTGCTTCCACCGCAGGTTGGGCGCTTCCACAGATAGTCTCGGGAGCGGTGGTGACCGGTATTGTGCTGAACCTTCCCACTGTGGGGACGCTCCTTCTCGATGCGCTCACGTCCCAGGACATGTACCTTGCCGGTAGTCTCGTTCTGATTTTGAGTGTGTTCACGATCATAGGTACTCTCATATCCGACATCCTGCTTGCCTGGCTCGATCCCAGAATAAGATTCGAATGAGGTGATAGGTGTGTGGAAGAAGCGGAAGAACAAGGAAAAGGTGGAGGAGTTGTATCTTGCGTCCGAGTGGAAGTTGATGTGGTGGAGGTTCAAGAAAAATAAACTCGCGATCATTGGTCTGATCATCTTAGGGATTCTCTACGTGCTGGGAATTTTCTGTGAGTTCTTCTCCCCATACGACCCGAACAGAATCTTCGCAAGATACGTGTACGCTCCTCCTCAGAGGATACACTTTTTCCACGAGGGAAAATTCATAGGCCCGTTCGTTTATGGTTACAAGATGGAAAGAGATCCGGAGACTTTCAGAAGGATCTACAAAGAAGACAGAACGAAGATATATAGAATTAAATTCTTCGTCCATGGTGACAAGTACAAACTCTGGAACGTCTGGGAGTCAAATATTCATTTCTTCGGAGTGGAAGATGGTGTGGTCTTTCTCTTTGGAACGGACAGACTCGGAAGGGATGTTTTCTCCAGAATCCTGTACGGTGCGAGAATCTCCACCACGATCGGGCTGGTCGGGGTGTTCATCAGCATGGTTCTGGGGATCGTCATAGGGGGCATCTCCGGATACTACGGAGGCAAGGTTGACAACTTCATACAGAGGGTAATAGAGTTCATCATCAGTATTCCGACCATTCCTCTCTGGATGGCGCTCGCTGCTGCTCTTCCAAGGTACTGGTCTCAGATAAAGGTTTACTTCGCTATCACGGTGATTCTCTCGCTGATAGGCTGGACTGGACTTGCAAGGGTTGTGAGGAGTAAGTTTCTCTCTCTCAAAGAAGAGGATTTCGTTGTTGCGGCAAGACTCGCTGGAGCCTCCGAATGGAGAATCATATTCAAACACATGCTGCCATCTCTGACCAGTCATCTCATAGCATCTGCCACGCTCGCTGTTCCTGGAATGATACTGGGTGAGACGGGGCTCAGTTTCCTTGGTCTGGGGTTGAGGCCACCTGCTATTAGCTGGGGAGTTCTCCTTCAGGAAGCTCAGAACATCAGGACCGTTGCACTCTACCCGTGGCTTTTGATACCCGGTCTGTTTGTGATCGTCACCGTTTTGTGCTTCAACTTCGTCGGAGACGGGCTGAGGGACGCCGCCGATCCATACAAGACGTGAAGGGAGGAGAGTCATGGAAAAGGTTCTTGAAATAAGAAACCTGAGGGTCTACTTCTACTTGACAGAAGGAACGGTGAAGGCCGTCGATGGTGTATCGCTCGATATTCGGAGAGGAGAGATCCTGGGGTTGGTTGGAGAGAGTGGTTGTGGAAAGAGTGTCACCGCTCAGTCCATTCTGAGGATTCTTCCGGAGAGCGCTCGAATAGTATCCGGTGAAATCGTGTTCTCCAGGAATGGAAAAGCGATAGATCTGGCAAAACTGGATCCTGAGGGTGAAGAAATAAGAGACATTAGGGGAAAGAATATATCCATGATCTTTCAGGAACCAATGGCGTCCTTTTCACCGGTTTACACGGTCGGTGCTCAGATGATGGAAGCAATCCTGCTGCACGAAAACGTTTCAAAGGAAGAGGCCCGACGACGGGTTGTTGAGATGCTCAAAAAGGTGAAGATTCCAAACGCTGAAAAGGTGGTGGACATGTATCCCTTTGAACTCTCCGGTGGAATGCTCCAGCGCTGTATGATAGCGATGGCCATGTCTTTGAATCCTACTTTGCTTCTAGCTGACGAACCCACAACCGCTTTGGACGTGACCATACAGGCTCAGATACTGTATCTCATGAAAGAACTGCAGAAAGAATACAAATCCTCCATCCTTCTGATCACCCACGACATGGGTGTTGTGGCTCAGATGGCGGACAGAGTAGCTGTGATGTACCTTGGAAACATCGTGGAGACAGCTGAAGTCTTCGAACTCTTCAAAAATCCGCTCCATCCCTACACTCAGGCTCTGCTGAGATCCATTCCGAAGATCGGAGTGAGAAAGACCAGGCTCGAAACCATAAGAGGTATGGTGCCAGATCCGTATAATCTTCCAACTGGTTGTAAGTTCCACAACAGATGTGAAAGGTTCATGAAGGGTCTGTGTGATGTGAAAGAACCTCCTGAGGTAGAAGTAATGCCTGGACACAAAGTCAAGTGTTTCCTTTATGGAGGGGAAAAAGAATGAAACTACTCGAAGTGAAAGGACTGAAGAAATACTTTCCGTTGACAAAGGGGTTTTTCAAGAAGGTCGTGGGATACGTCAAAGCGGTCGATGATATCAGTTTCGATATAAAAGAGGGTGAGACCCTGGCACTCGTTGGTGAGAGTGGATGTGGAAAAACAACTACCGCCAAAAGCATACTCAGGGCGATAGATCCCACGGATGGAGATGTCATCCTCCACGTGGATGGAAAATCTGTGAACCTTGCAAAACTTCACAAGGATGAGCTGAAGCCCTACAGAAGGTACATGCAGATGATTTTCCAGAACCCGTACACTTCACTGAATCCCAGGATGAAGGTCAAAGAGATCATCGGAGAGCCACTTCTGGTGAACGGGATCGCGAAGGGAAAAGAACTGGAAGATCGGGTAGCGGAACTTCTGAAGGCAGTTGGTTTGAGACCAGAGTACATGATAAGGTACCCACACGCCTTCTCTGGTGGACAGAGACAGAGAATCGTCATAGCAAGAGCCATCGCACTGAGACCGAAACTGGTCGTCTGTGACGAGCCGACCTCTGCTCTGGACGTCTCTATCAGAGCGCAGATACTGAACCTTCTGATGGATCTTCAGGAGCAGTTCAGTCTCACCTATCTTTTCATTACACACGACCTGAGTGTGGTGGAACACATTTCCGACAGGGTGGCCGTGATGTACCTGGGAAAGATCGTGGAACTCTCGAGTACAGAAGAGGTCTTCGAAAATCCCAAACATCCTTACACGGAAACCCTTCTGAGATCTGTGCCAAAGCCCGATCCAGATTTCAGGGAAGAACTCGTACCGATAGAAGGAGAAGTACCTAATCCAGCAAATCCACCATCCGGCTGCTACTTCCATCCAAGGTGTCCTTACGCTAAGAGCATCTGCAAAGAAGAATACCCGGAGTTCAGAAATCTTGGAACCGAGGAAACCCCGCATTACGTGGCGTGTCATTTTGCCGAGAGTCTGAAATTGAGAGGTGTGAAAATCACTCTGTGAGGGGGTGCTAGCTGTGAGAAGGTTTTCTGTCTTGTTGTCGCTTGTGTTCCTTGTTGTCTTCGCTCTTGCTGCCAACGACACCTGGGTTTTCTACGCAACACCGGAGGACTACTACAAGGCCACGGGAAAGAGGATCACGGAGTATCACGAAGCACCCATGTTGGCAAAACTCGTTGAGGAAGGGAAGCTCCCACCCGTTGAGCAGAGACTCCCGGAGGAACCGCTCGTGGTTCAGCCAGTGGAAAAGATCGGACAGTACGGCGGAACATGGAGAAGAGTCTGGAAAGGGCCGTCCGACAGGTGGGGTATCTCGAAACTCATCGAGGTGAAACTCGCATTCTGGGACAAAGAAGGAGGAAAACTCGTACCGGGTCTTGCGAAAAGCTGGGAGGTTCTTGAAAACGGAAGAGTCTACATCTTCCACCTGAGAAAAGGTGTGAAGTGGTCAGATGGTCAACCCTACACAGCCCACGATATCGTGTTCTGGGTAGAGGACATAATAGGAAACGACGATATCACACCTTCAAAGCCCGACTGGTACAACGTGGGTGTGAAGGTTGAAGCCCTCGACGACTACACGGTGAAGTTCGAGTTCAGCAAACCTTATGGACTCTTCCTTCTGAAGGTTCCGTACGGTGGCTTCACCGGAGCTCCCGCACACTACCTGAAACAGTTCCATCCGAAGTACACACCGATGGAAGAGATAGAAAAGAAGATGGTACCCGGTGTGCACAACACATGGGTAGATCTCTTCGACGACAAGAACGATTTCCTTGAAAACCTCGAACTTCCAACACTTTCACCGTGGAAACCGATCACCGATCCAACGAGCCAGTTCTACGTTCTCGAGAGAAATCCGTACTTCTGGGCAGTTGACACCGAAGGAAACCAGCTTCCGTACATAGACTACGTGAGGCACGAGTACGTCAAAAACGACGAGGTTATACTCCTGAAGGCAATCTCCGGTGAAATCGACATGCAGTGGAGGCACATCGGAGGACTTGCAGGTGGTGCAGGAAACTTCACACTGCTCATGGAAAATGCTCAGAGTGGAGGCTACAGAGTGCTGAAATGGATCGCTGCAAACGGTTCAGTAAGCAGAATCTCTCTGAACTACG is a genomic window containing:
- a CDS encoding ABC transporter substrate-binding protein, giving the protein MRRFSVLLSLVFLVVFALAANDTWVFYATPEDYYKATGKRITEYHEAPMLAKLVEEGKLPPVEQRLPEEPLVVQPVEKIGQYGGTWRRVWKGPSDRWGISKLIEVKLAFWDKEGGKLVPGLAKSWEVLENGRVYIFHLRKGVKWSDGQPYTAHDIVFWVEDIIGNDDITPSKPDWYNVGVKVEALDDYTVKFEFSKPYGLFLLKVPYGGFTGAPAHYLKQFHPKYTPMEEIEKKMVPGVHNTWVDLFDDKNDFLENLELPTLSPWKPITDPTSQFYVLERNPYFWAVDTEGNQLPYIDYVRHEYVKNDEVILLKAISGEIDMQWRHIGGLAGGAGNFTLLMENAQSGGYRVLKWIAANGSVSRISLNYAHSDEVLRKVFNDVRFRQALSLAINREEINEILFNGLAEPRQAALVSGSPYFDPEWEKAYAEYDPDRANKLLDEMGLKWDDKHEYRLLPDGRPLRFTVTVCRQIDVDVWTMVKEYWKQIGVWIEIENVERSLFYERADAGDFDAMVWNMDRAAQPLSSPMVIFPGSENIADFWYIGWSGWISYYIEKNIRGEEPEEIPEGPEPPEIVYKLVDLYYQIAATPDPDKIKELMKEATRIHRENLWMIGTVGENLSPAIVKNNFRNVPEFLVTDDVLRTPLNAMPMQFFIEQK
- a CDS encoding ABC transporter ATP-binding protein — translated: MKLLEVKGLKKYFPLTKGFFKKVVGYVKAVDDISFDIKEGETLALVGESGCGKTTTAKSILRAIDPTDGDVILHVDGKSVNLAKLHKDELKPYRRYMQMIFQNPYTSLNPRMKVKEIIGEPLLVNGIAKGKELEDRVAELLKAVGLRPEYMIRYPHAFSGGQRQRIVIARAIALRPKLVVCDEPTSALDVSIRAQILNLLMDLQEQFSLTYLFITHDLSVVEHISDRVAVMYLGKIVELSSTEEVFENPKHPYTETLLRSVPKPDPDFREELVPIEGEVPNPANPPSGCYFHPRCPYAKSICKEEYPEFRNLGTEETPHYVACHFAESLKLRGVKITL
- a CDS encoding ABC transporter permease, with amino-acid sequence MLTYIVKRVLYAIPLLFIISIVSFIIIELPPGDYLTTYVMTLRQSGETIDQAALEVLKKRYGLDKPVIVRYFYWIGGILRGDFGYSFMWEKPVSELLNQRVWWTILISILSTAFAWVFGFLIGVYSGTHQYSMGDYIFTVLGYIGLATPNFLLALILLWVVFVTTGVSLGGLFSAEFAHAPWSWAKFVDLLKHIWIPVVVIGTGSMAGLIRVLRANLLDEINKPYVVAARARGVPERELVWKYPLRVAVIPFASTAGWALPQIVSGAVVTGIVLNLPTVGTLLLDALTSQDMYLAGSLVLILSVFTIIGTLISDILLAWLDPRIRFE
- a CDS encoding endo-1,4-beta-xylanase, which gives rise to MRKKRRGFLNASTAVLVGILAGFLGVVLAATGALGFGGKGVSPFETVLVLSFEGNTDGASPFGKDVVVTASQDVAADGEYSLKVENRTSVWDGVEIDLTGKVNTGTDYLLSFHVYQTSDSPQLFSVLARTEDEKGERYKILADKVVVPNYWKEILVPFSPTFEGTPAKFSLIITSPKKTDFVFYVDNVQVLTPKEAGPKVVYETSFEKGIGDWQPRGSDVKISISPKVAHSGKKSLFVSNRQKGWHGAQISLKGILKTGKTYAFEAWVYQESGQDQTIIMTMQRKYSSDSSTKYEWIKAATVPSGQWVQLSGTYTIPAGVTVEDLTLYFESQNPTLEFYVDDVKVVDTTSAEIKLEMNPEEEIPALKDVLKDYFRVGVALPSKVFINQKDIALISKHFNSITAENEMKPDSLLAGIENGKLKFRFETADKYIEFAQQNGMVVRGHTLVWHNQTPEWFFKDENGNLLSKEEMTERLREYIHTVVGHFKGKVYAWDVVNEAVDPNQPDGLRRSTWYQIMGPDYIELAFKFAREADPNAKLFYNDYNTFEPKKRDIIYNLVKSLKEKGLIDGIGMQCHISLATDIRQIEEAIKKFSTIPGIEIHITELDISVYRDSTSNYSEAPRTALIEQAHKMAQLFKIFKKYSNVITNVTFWGLKDDYSWRATRRNDWPLIFDKDYQAKLAYWAIVAPEVLPPLPKESKISEGEAVVVGMMDDSYMMSKPIEIYDEEGNVKATIRAIWKDSTIYVYGEVQDATKKPAEDGVAIFINPNNERTPYLQPDDTYVVLWTNWKSEVNREDVEVKKFVGPGFRRYSFEMSITIPGVEFKKDSYIGFDVAVIDDGKWYSWSDTTNSQKTNTMNYGTLKLEGVMVATAKYGTPVIDGEIDDIWNTTEEIETKSVAMGSLEKNATAKVRVLWDEENLYVLAIVKDPVLNKDNSNPWEQDSVEIFIDENNHKTGYYEDDDAQFRVNYMNEQSFGTGASAARFKTAVKLIEGGYIVEAAIKWKTIKPSPNTVIGFNVQVNDANEKGQRVGIISWSDPTNNSWRDPSKFGNLRLIK
- a CDS encoding RNA-guided endonuclease InsQ/TnpB family protein gives rise to the protein MARSVNIAPEVQNMAKHMKTYKFPAPPEYYQKCKELSKLAGRVYSKTVSLVRKIHRKKGFWLSMNTVQKYILRWAQNIPLHSQTKQALVERYFKALKSYFKASKTNQGLRPPFRTPKYTNVVWKNQAVKLLEDGTLRLSMANGSNPLYIPTTLPKEVDIRRVELVYDKRQDKYFFHVTVSFESQTNISGSKIVGVDLGVVHPITASTEDRAVLYNGGVLNSKLQYRNKKLADLQKKLSRKKVGSRRYRKLVRAKRRLLGKIQNQIKDILHKYTTHFAGWCLSLGVGTIVIGDLRGIRDRVDYSTKVNQKIHQWLFRKISDLIKTKAEALGIEVVFVDESYTSQTCPVCGKRHKTSTRNFRCTDCGFEWHRDAVGALNIRKKYTGEGLVVGALASPVGVRYNSHLRCPVAMWSPWKPTFEWVKTS
- a CDS encoding ABC transporter ATP-binding protein is translated as MEKVLEIRNLRVYFYLTEGTVKAVDGVSLDIRRGEILGLVGESGCGKSVTAQSILRILPESARIVSGEIVFSRNGKAIDLAKLDPEGEEIRDIRGKNISMIFQEPMASFSPVYTVGAQMMEAILLHENVSKEEARRRVVEMLKKVKIPNAEKVVDMYPFELSGGMLQRCMIAMAMSLNPTLLLADEPTTALDVTIQAQILYLMKELQKEYKSSILLITHDMGVVAQMADRVAVMYLGNIVETAEVFELFKNPLHPYTQALLRSIPKIGVRKTRLETIRGMVPDPYNLPTGCKFHNRCERFMKGLCDVKEPPEVEVMPGHKVKCFLYGGEKE
- a CDS encoding ABC transporter permease → MIGVWKKRKNKEKVEELYLASEWKLMWWRFKKNKLAIIGLIILGILYVLGIFCEFFSPYDPNRIFARYVYAPPQRIHFFHEGKFIGPFVYGYKMERDPETFRRIYKEDRTKIYRIKFFVHGDKYKLWNVWESNIHFFGVEDGVVFLFGTDRLGRDVFSRILYGARISTTIGLVGVFISMVLGIVIGGISGYYGGKVDNFIQRVIEFIISIPTIPLWMALAAALPRYWSQIKVYFAITVILSLIGWTGLARVVRSKFLSLKEEDFVVAARLAGASEWRIIFKHMLPSLTSHLIASATLAVPGMILGETGLSFLGLGLRPPAISWGVLLQEAQNIRTVALYPWLLIPGLFVIVTVLCFNFVGDGLRDAADPYKT